A region from the Musa acuminata AAA Group cultivar baxijiao chromosome BXJ1-10, Cavendish_Baxijiao_AAA, whole genome shotgun sequence genome encodes:
- the LOC135596264 gene encoding uncharacterized protein LOC135596264, protein MAIRCLSSPFSPPSAPLRHKILVSKAPTLILACRHRSIALEDKNHRFRSVGKAMVSAEKDLVANEVAKDADDTDYGVVSIHHVGLLCENLEKSLAFYKDLLGLEINKARPHEKLPYRGAWLWVGSEMIHLMELPNPDPLTGRPEHGGRDRHACIAIRDVSKLKAIFDKAGIGYTLSRSGRPAIFTRDPDGNALEFTQVD, encoded by the exons ATGGCGATCCGGTGCCTCTCGTCCCCCTTCTCTCCTCCTTCGGCTCCG TTGAGGCATAAAATCCTCGTCTCCAAAGCCCCCACTCTGATATTAGCCTGTCGCCACCGCTCGATTGCCCTAGAAGATAAGAATCATCGATTCCGTTCGGTGGGTAAAGCCATGGTATCGGCGGAGAAGGATCTTGTCGCCAATGAAGTAGCCAAGGATGCTGATG ATACAGATTATGGAGTTGTCAGCATTCACCATGTTGGTTTGCTTTGTGAAAACCTTGAAAAGTCACTTGCTTTTTATAAGGACCTTCTTG GTCTTGAGATTAATAAAGCAAGGCCACACGAAAAACTTCCATATAGAGGCGCTTGGCTCTGGGTGGGTTCCGAGATGATTCATTTGATGGAGCTTCCAAATCCTGATCCCTTGACAGGACGCCCTGAGCATGGTGGCCGAGATCGTCATGCTTGTATTGCAATTCGAGATGTTTCCAAGCTTAAAGCAATATTTGATAAAGCTG GGATCGGCTACACACTTAGTCGCTCAGGAAGGCCCGCGATCTTTACGCGAGACCCAGATGGCAACGCACTGGAATTCACACAAGTTGATTAA